The sequence AAGTGTATTTGATTTGAAAGTTAAAGATGAGTCAGATCATTGGTACATTATCGAGATGCAGAAAAGAAATGAAACCGATTATTTAAAAAGATTACAATATTATTCTGCTCATTCATATGTTCAACAACTTACAGAAGGGGTGACTCACAATGATTTATTACCGATAGTAGTAATATCATTAATGAAATCAAAAATATTTGCTGAAGAAGTACCATATATAAGTTTTCATAAAACTATTGAGACAACAACTAAGAAACAGCAACACATATTTGATATATCGTATGTCTTTATAGAGCTTAAAAAATTTAAAGATATTAAGCAACCATTATTGAGTATTGCCGATGAGTGGTTACATCTATTTAAATATGCAACAAAAGAAAATACCCCCCCTGTAGGAATTAAAAGTAGTAAGGTATTAGAAGCTTACCATGTTATCGAGATGCATGGACTAACACCAGCAGAATACGACTTATATGTAAGATGCGGAAGATATTGCTTTAGAAGAAAGCTTTAAAGAAGGTGAAGCTAAAGGCAAAGCTGAAGGTAAAATAACCATGGCAAAGAAAATGTTGGCTAAAAGAAAGCCAATAGATGAAATCATTGAATTTACTGAACTAACCATTGAAGAAATAAAAGTTTTAAAGAAAGAAATAGAACAGTCAAAAAAGAATAGCCTATGAGCAAAGAAGTAAATGACAACTTACAATTGCTTTTTCGGCTAACGCATTCTTGCAATGATATTAGTTTTTTATAGAATTTTTAAAGAAAATGTTTAGATAAAAAAAACTGTAAATTAAATAATTCTAATGCTTCTGCTAATGATTTTGGTAATGGCACTAAATTATATTGTTGATCAAAAGCATTACCATATATTTTACTGATATTATTAATTTTATCAGGAAATTCCAGACCTAATAATATAGAATTTAAAATAGTGAAAATTGCCAAATAAGGATCGGTTAGTGGGCTTGCTATTCGATGTTCTAGTCTTCTAGGAAACGAATCAGGAATACGTACAGCAACAGTTCTATTGTTATTACCAAAAGACACATTAGTTGGTGCCATAAAATTTTTATCTAAGCGAAGATAATCATCTTCATTCGGCATAAATACCAAAAAACTATCGAGCATATAATGACAGATGCTCTGTCCTATTATATCTAATGAATATGGATTGCCACGATCACTACATGATCTCGCAATGACGTTTGGGAGAGTTTGCTTCGTTGCTACTAAAGTATCTTCTCTCAATAACGTTGAAGAATCTATAAAATTTACATGAAAATGCATACTACTACCATAATCGTTGGGAAATGGTTTGGCAGAAAAATTTACCTTGCCCTGCAATTTTTTTGCAATAATTTGTATTTTAGACTTAGTGCTACTAATTTTTCCTATATACTCAATTATGTTAGTAGAAGGTGGTAAATCTATCTCAAATTGATTATCACCTTTTTCTTTCTTAACTACTATGCCAAGCAGAGTTTGCAATTCGAGTGGAGCAATATTTTTGCTCAAATAAAACTCTATTTCCACTCCAATACAAGGGGTTAGTGAATAGTCTGTTTGGAATTTGTTGATGATTTTTTGCAATGCATTGTTCTTTTGCAAATGATCTGATAGTTTATAAATAAAATCCTGTGGAGTTGTCATGTGCATCAGTTAGTAAAGAATAAAGTATATTATAAAATTTTTGATAAAAGCTTCAAGCAATCTAGTCATGTTTATAGTAAAAAAAATAAGTCTGGTGTTTCTAATAACTTAGAAATTGTCCAAAATAATAGGTTAGCAGTAGTTCAACATTATAATGCTGATAACATTATCATTTTACAACAAATGCATGGTACCAAAGTTATTGATGCTGATCTTGATATTGATACTGATATTGAAGCTGATGGAGCCGTTACTACAAAAAAAAATCTAGTGCTAGCAATACAAAGTGCTGACTGTGTTCCTGTGTTATTTAGTAGCGAAGATGGTATGGTTATAGGGACTGCTCATTGCGGTTGGCGTGGGGCTAAAGCCGGTATCATTAATAATGTGGTAAAATTAATGCACAACAAAGGAGCTAAAAACATCAAAGCTATTATTTGCCCTAGTATTCAACAATGTTCTTATGAAGTTGATCAGGAATATTACGATAATTTTATAAAACAACGAGCTGATTATTCAAAATTCTTTATTAATTCCTTGAAAATAGGATATTATATGTTTGATTTACCAGCTTATGTAGAACTTCAATTGCAAGAAGCGGGTGTTAAAGATATAACCAGGATATTAGAGGATACCTATAGTAATCCTGAGAAATACATAAGTTACCGACGTTGTTGCCATACTGGAGAGTTATATAACCATACCATATTATCTACTATTGTAATTTGTAATTAAGAAGTAAATAAAGCAAATGTTTAAAATTTTAAAAATATCTTGTATTTTACTAATCGTATTATGCAAAAATTATGAGCTATGTGCAGCAGAATATAGCTTTGAAGAAGCAAAAAACAAGTATTATGATCTAAAATTATTGCAGCCTAAAGAAGATGATGATGGTCGAATTCAAACTCTTAATAAGAGAGGAGCAATGTCACCACAATTAGATGAGGTAACAAAGAAATTTATAGAATTTTCAAAAAACCGGATGGTTTTAGAAATCGGTGGGGCTTATGGAAAAGCTATGATGGAAACACTAAAGAAGCAACATAACGTTACTTACCATTTAAATGATCTTGATGAACGTCATCTTTTTATTGCAGCACACAACATAGAAACATTAAAATTAAACCAATCAACTTTAGATAAAATTAAATTTATCTCTGGTGATATTACTTCAAACTTAGAAATTCATGATAAGTATGATGCTATTCTGATAGCCCGGGTTTTACATTTCTTTTCTCCAGAGCAATTAGATAAGGCAGTTGCCAACATATTTAATTTGTTAAAAGATGGAGGAAGGGTTTATGCAATTGCTATTACGCCATATGTTAAGCGTTATGAAAGGTTTATTCCTGAATATGAGAAAAGAGTATTAAATAAAGAACCATTTCCTGGTTATGTTCAATCTGTAAAAAATTGGCTAAACACCTCAGTTACTAGCTCTAACCAGCTTGTGTCAATTAATGATGAAGCGTTTATGTTTATGGATCAAAATGTACTAACTACCATCTTTAAAAAACATAATTTTAGAATAATTGAATGTAAAATAGCTGGATTAAAGTATAAATCAAAAACATGGTCTCTAGATGGCAGAGAGACGGTGATTTTGATAGCAGAGAAATTAAGTAACTAAAGATATTTAAGGAGATATTATGAAATCACATAGTTTTACATCTGATGATGCTATACAAAGTTCGGATGAAAATTTACAATTTATAGCAGAATGCTTTGATCCTAAATATGACAAAGATTATAAAGATGAGATTGAAGTACAACGTAGATTTAATAAGGATATAGAACGAAAAGAGGTCTTTTATATTGAGACTCCAAATGGGGGGCTAGTAGACCTAGTAGCTCAGTGTAAGGTAGGTAAAGATGATGAGTATAAAGTAACCTATCAAGACATGCATAAGGCATTAACCAATGATTATAAATTGTCAACACAACAAACAGAATATATCTTAGCAGCAAATTATCAAGGTGGTATAGCTGGTGGTATAGCTGGATTTAACAAACTAAAAGCAAAAACATACAATGATTGCTACTATAAGGATGGTACGGATGTTATGATGAATGAGTGGCTAAGAGATGGTGTTGTGTCGAAGATTATTATAGATAAAGATAATAATCTATCATATGTTGGAGAACAGAAAACCATATTTGATTGTAGTAAGTGCGTTTTAGCTCCATTTTCAGACCTCAGAGAGATGGTGAGAACAAAATTTGATAGCCAAGATTTTATGGCGATAAATATTACAGCTACATTAGGAACAGTAGGAGAAGCCGAACCGAAACAGCAAGTAATAATTGATGTAGCTGGTACTGGAGAGGTTGCTAATCAATTTATTGGCAAGTTAGAAACAATCAAAGCATCCTGTCCTGCCAAAGATCCTTTATCAATTATTAAGAGTAATGGTGCTTTATCGAAGGAATTAGTAGCTGATGCTCTTAATGCTGAACAATATAAAGAAGCTGTAACAGAAAAAATTTCAGAAATTTTACATTCTGAACAAGATGAGACTAAAGCAATAACAGCATTAAAAAGACTAGATGGTGTTAAAGAGGCTTTAGCTGATTTGTTAGTAAAACAAATTGACCAAGCAATCGAAGCTCAAAAAGATAAAAAAACCGATAAATTAAGTGCAGAGTCAATTAACGATATTGCTAAAGAAACTGCTAGACAGTTAAGTAAGTTTATTGATCAGCCAGACAAATATACAATGAATAAATTTTCTAAAGATTTAGTAAAAGAGCGAGCTACTTCATCGGGTGTGATAGTTCCAAGGAAAAATTTTGTTGAAAAAATTTGTCAGTATTTAAAAAATAAATGGCACGGATATTCTTACGATAAAAGCAAGATAGTGACACTTGAACAATTGCATGATAAAGCAAAAATTGTAGGACAGGCAGCAAAATCACATATGTCATCTAAAATATCAATATCACCACCTCCACATAATAAAAAAGAGGGGGTTAGGACAATTTAGAAAGAGTTATCGTAAGCAGAGGGCTAGATTCCCGCCTACACGCGGGAATGACAAGGGACTCAATGTCACCCCTGCTTACCTTAGTGTCACCCCTGCGAAGGCAGGGGGCTAAATTCCGCACCGAAGTAGGAATGACAAATTCACTCGTCCATATATGACTCTTTTCTGTGTAAACATATAGTCAATTCAGGGGAATTGGGTGCAGGAACGATGGAGCGACGCCTATAAGTAATAGGCGAGCGACGAGTGACGACGTCACCAACTTCCCATCAATTGACTATAGTGTTATAGCGAGTCTATAATATACTTTGTGTAAGTTGCAAAAGTAAGCAGTAAGAAGTACTGTAAGAAAACAACTTATAAAAAGGTAAAATATGTCAGAAAAAATAAAAAAGAAGATATTAGAACTAAAAGATAATAATATAAGTAATAATTTAGTAGAAGAATTATTATCAAAAGCCGATCCATCTAAGTTGTTTGGCAAAGAAGGATTATTTCAACAACTAAAAAAGCAAATAGTTGAAAAAATATTAGAAAGTGAACTAGAGCATGAATTAGGTTATTCAAAGCATAGTAAAATGCCGAAAGTAGATAATAATCGTCGTAATGGTAGCTATGAAAAGACAATAATTGATGATGATGGTAGGAAGGTTACTCTGGAAGTACCAAGAGATCGAGAAGGAGAGTTTGTTCCGAAATTAATACCTAAAGGGCTGAGAAGATTCAGTGGATTTGACGATAAAGTTATCTCACTTTATGGTCGAGGAATGACAGTCAGTGAAATTCGAGGTCATTTGGAAGAAATATATCAAACTGAGGTTTCCGGTGATTTAATATCGACAATAACCGATGGAGTAATAGACGAAGTAACTAGGTGGCAAAATCGAGGTTTAGATAAGGTTTATCCAATATTATACTTAGACTGTATTCACGTTAAGTCTAGGGATAACCAGGTAGTGATAAATAAAGCAGTATATTTAGCGATTGCTGTTAATATAGAAGGAAAGAAGGAGTTGCTGGGTATTTGGGTAGGAAAAAATGAAGGTGCTAAATTCTGGATGCAAGTAGTTACTGAGTTAAAAAATCGAGGAGTAGAACAAATTTATGTTGCTTGTGTTGATGGTCTAAAAGGTTTTCCGGAAGCGATAAGTAGCATATTTCCTGCGACTATAGTACAGTTATGTATAGTTCATATGGTTCGCAATTCAGTGAAGTATGTCTCATATAAGGATTTAAAGGAGGTGACCACAGATTTGAAGCAAATTTATACAGCAAATAATGAAGAAATGGCAAGTCTAAAACTTCAACAATTTAGTTCAAAATGGGACAAAAAATATCCAGTAATTTCTGATATTTGGCAACGTAATTGGTGTGGGATAATCCCATTTTTTGCTTTTCCTGAGGAAATAAGAAAGGTAATTTATACAACAAATACCATTGAATCTGTCAACCGTCAAATTAGAAAAATCATCAAAAATAAGGGGGTGTTTCCAGATGATAAATCAATTCAGAAAATAATATTTTTAGCTCTGCAAAATGCATCTAAAAAATGGACTATGCCCATAAAAGATTGGTCATTAGCTTTGAATCAATTTGAAATACTTTGTGGTGATTTTAAATATGATTTATTGGAATGTAAAAAATAGAACTTACACAAAATAAATGATTGACTCGTTATAGCCAATTAAAACCCCCTTATCCTTGCTATTGATTTGTTAGATCGCTCTTTGATAAAATTCAAAAATTGGCTAACTGAATCAACTATGTCATCATTTTTGCAATGTGGGAAATTTAACAATTCATTGAGTAATATACTATTAAAAGCCGATTGTTTTGGCAAAACTACGGCTGTAGATTGGAATAAAGCTAAAACTGAGGAGAATCTAGTAATTTTATCAAGTCTAGGCTTTATGGCAACTATATTAACAATCCCATCTAATCTTAGGTCTTGTATAACTTGCTGACCACTGGCTTTATCTTCAATTAATATATATCTAGGACAATATTTCTTGGCTAGTTTTTCTACTTGCCCCTTTAACTCTGGATAAGTAACTTTTTGCCTGAACATTGATACAAGATAATATTTCTTATCTAAAATACCCCAAGAGGTACAAACGCTATAATCAGCATTTTCTGAAATTTTAATGGCGGTATCCCAACTTTGCACAAAATAATCAAATTTTTCCGGTATGGTTTCATAAAAACTAATATCCTCAATATTTAACAATATACAATTATTAGATATTGGCTCTTGCAAATATTGAGCAGCATAATTATGCACACCAATTTCTTGTTCTAATTTTATTAGATAATCAGGATTATCGCGAAAACTATGCAAAATATCACCTGTAACATATTGATATTTATACTTATTGATTGAAAATATTTGTTCTCGTTTTGCCATAGCTGGAATTTTTAAATGATGCCAACAATTGGAATTTGCCAATAAATGTCCGCTTAAATCTTCTTCATGTAATCTTTGCATAACTAATACTATTGCTCCGGTATTTTTATTATTAAGCCTAGTGACAAAAGTTTGTTCAAACCATTCAATCACCCGTTTACGCATTTTGGGTGAATTGATTTGAGTAGGGTTATGTGGGTCATCAATAATGAGTATATCACCCCCCTCACCTGTTGCCGAACCACCAACTGACGTAGCAAACCTAAAACCATTATTATTTGTCAGAAATTTACTTTTTTGATTATGTTTCTTACTTAAAATAGTCTT comes from Candidatus Tisiphia endosymbiont of Sialis lutaria and encodes:
- a CDS encoding Rpn family recombination-promoting nuclease/putative transposase encodes the protein MQKYLDPTNDSLFKKIFSDLERLKEFLNSILDLPEKHRIKEINFLSLEHLPRIHQGKRSVFDLKVKDESDHWYIIEMQKRNETDYLKRLQYYSAHSYVQQLTEGVTHNDLLPIVVISLMKSKIFAEEVPYISFHKTIETTTKKQQHIFDISYVFIELKKFKDIKQPLLSIADEWLHLFKYATKENTPPVGIKSSKVLEAYHVIEMHGLTPAEYDLYVRCGRYCFRRKL
- a CDS encoding glutamine synthetase gives rise to the protein MTTPQDFIYKLSDHLQKNNALQKIINKFQTDYSLTPCIGVEIEFYLSKNIAPLELQTLLGIVVKKEKGDNQFEIDLPPSTNIIEYIGKISSTKSKIQIIAKKLQGKVNFSAKPFPNDYGSSMHFHVNFIDSSTLLREDTLVATKQTLPNVIARSCSDRGNPYSLDIIGQSICHYMLDSFLVFMPNEDDYLRLDKNFMAPTNVSFGNNNRTVAVRIPDSFPRRLEHRIASPLTDPYLAIFTILNSILLGLEFPDKINNISKIYGNAFDQQYNLVPLPKSLAEALELFNLQFFLSKHFL
- the pgeF gene encoding peptidoglycan editing factor PgeF — encoded protein: MHQLVKNKVYYKIFDKSFKQSSHVYSKKNKSGVSNNLEIVQNNRLAVVQHYNADNIIILQQMHGTKVIDADLDIDTDIEADGAVTTKKNLVLAIQSADCVPVLFSSEDGMVIGTAHCGWRGAKAGIINNVVKLMHNKGAKNIKAIICPSIQQCSYEVDQEYYDNFIKQRADYSKFFINSLKIGYYMFDLPAYVELQLQEAGVKDITRILEDTYSNPEKYISYRRCCHTGELYNHTILSTIVICN
- a CDS encoding class I SAM-dependent methyltransferase; the protein is MFKILKISCILLIVLCKNYELCAAEYSFEEAKNKYYDLKLLQPKEDDDGRIQTLNKRGAMSPQLDEVTKKFIEFSKNRMVLEIGGAYGKAMMETLKKQHNVTYHLNDLDERHLFIAAHNIETLKLNQSTLDKIKFISGDITSNLEIHDKYDAILIARVLHFFSPEQLDKAVANIFNLLKDGGRVYAIAITPYVKRYERFIPEYEKRVLNKEPFPGYVQSVKNWLNTSVTSSNQLVSINDEAFMFMDQNVLTTIFKKHNFRIIECKIAGLKYKSKTWSLDGRETVILIAEKLSN
- a CDS encoding IS256 family transposase encodes the protein MSEKIKKKILELKDNNISNNLVEELLSKADPSKLFGKEGLFQQLKKQIVEKILESELEHELGYSKHSKMPKVDNNRRNGSYEKTIIDDDGRKVTLEVPRDREGEFVPKLIPKGLRRFSGFDDKVISLYGRGMTVSEIRGHLEEIYQTEVSGDLISTITDGVIDEVTRWQNRGLDKVYPILYLDCIHVKSRDNQVVINKAVYLAIAVNIEGKKELLGIWVGKNEGAKFWMQVVTELKNRGVEQIYVACVDGLKGFPEAISSIFPATIVQLCIVHMVRNSVKYVSYKDLKEVTTDLKQIYTANNEEMASLKLQQFSSKWDKKYPVISDIWQRNWCGIIPFFAFPEEIRKVIYTTNTIESVNRQIRKIIKNKGVFPDDKSIQKIIFLALQNASKKWTMPIKDWSLALNQFEILCGDFKYDLLECKK
- the terL gene encoding phage terminase large subunit, coding for MTYPKKLLYAILRQDFNSFINKVFNTINPGVEYQANWHIELIAEYLQAVQNGDIKRLIINMPPRSLKSVCIGVAWPAWILGHDPTKRIMSASYSQVLSVKHSLDCRLVLTSDWYQQIFPKTILSKKHNQKSKFLTNNNGFRFATSVGGSATGEGGDILIIDDPHNPTQINSPKMRKRVIEWFEQTFVTRLNNKNTGAIVLVMQRLHEEDLSGHLLANSNCWHHLKIPAMAKREQIFSINKYKYQYVTGDILHSFRDNPDYLIKLEQEIGVHNYAAQYLQEPISNNCILLNIEDISFYETIPEKFDYFVQSWDTAIKISENADYSVCTSWGILDKKYYLVSMFRQKVTYPELKGQVEKLAKKYCPRYILIEDKASGQQVIQDLRLDGIVNIVAIKPRLDKITRFSSVLALFQSTAVVLPKQSAFNSILLNELLNFPHCKNDDIVDSVSQFLNFIKERSNKSIARIRGF